A stretch of Desulfitibacter sp. BRH_c19 DNA encodes these proteins:
- a CDS encoding GCN5 family acetyltransferase encodes MGITVREFTSEDLPAMVMIWNDIVEDGIAFPQIELLDEKSGIDFFNSQSFTGVAIEDETGKMVGLYILHPNNVGRCGHISNASYAVKSDERGKKIGEILVLHCIAKAKEIGFKILQFNAVVISNTAGLRLYKKLGFVQLGVIPEGFLMKDGSYQDIIPHYYML; translated from the coding sequence ATGGGAATCACTGTCAGAGAATTTACAAGCGAAGATTTACCAGCTATGGTCATGATTTGGAACGATATCGTTGAAGATGGAATTGCTTTTCCTCAAATAGAGCTTCTTGATGAAAAAAGTGGAATAGATTTTTTTAATAGTCAATCATTTACAGGAGTGGCAATTGAGGACGAGACGGGTAAAATGGTCGGGCTGTATATCCTGCACCCAAACAATGTGGGAAGATGTGGGCATATTTCTAACGCAAGCTATGCTGTGAAGAGCGATGAACGTGGGAAAAAAATCGGCGAAATTTTGGTTTTGCACTGTATTGCAAAGGCAAAGGAAATTGGCTTTAAAATACTGCAATTCAACGCTGTAGTAATCTCAAATACTGCAGGGCTTCGGTTGTATAAAAAGCTAGGCTTTGTTCAGCTTGGGGTTATCCCTGAGGGATTTCTAATGAAGGACGGAAGTTATCAGGATATTATTCCCCATTATTATATGTTGTAA